The stretch of DNA CTTCTGTCATTGATCCAGAGCGTCTTTCAATCAATTTTAGTGGCGACATCATACAAAGTTTTGCACAAAGCTACATGTATGTGATGGTGAGGACTGCAGAGGAGAGGTGGTATACAGGCGAATAAGTGCAATCAGTCTCGCGACCGTATTCATTTATCGTACAGCTGTCTCTATGTAAGTAGTCTGGAGCTACTCTTCGTCACGCCTTTTATTATTGTTGGGATCTATTCCCAACCACAATGATACCCAATCGTGACATTTTTAATGCAAAGTTCCTTCATCCAATCGTACATCGTGGCTTCGTGGTTCCGAACTCTATCGTTAATGAGGATTAAACAAGCAGAGTCGCAAAGATGAGGCCGAGCAGAGAGATGCCAGCCGAGACGGTGTTGACGGAAGCAGCACCGGTAGACTGCTCAGTGTCTGCACTTGTTGATGCCGAAGCACGGGTGGTGGTCGCGCTACCAGTCTGCTGGCTGGATGGTGCCGTGGAAGTGGCGGCGGTCGGAATTCCAGAGTTCAGGACGGAAAGACTGGCGGTGTTAACGCTGTAGCTCGATCCAGTAACGGTGGTGCGGAGGGTCGGAATGGTGTTTTCGATTGGCGCCACGCTTTGGCTGACAGTAGGGGCAGAGGTCACTGTCGTTTGAGCAGTGGCTGTCGCAGTGCCAACTGCAGATTGAGTGGCAGGGGCAGATGAAGCAGCGCCCTCAGCATTGCACGAGTCGCCGCTCTTGATCACATCGATGCTCTGCCAGGAGCCTGTGTTGTCCGAGTATGTGTACTGGCAAGCCGGGTTGTAGTTCATGACGTTGACCGATTTGACGAGCATCGTGAATGGTCCCTGAGCAAAGTCCGTCTTGCCTCCAGCCCATTCAACAGTCCCCTCGTCTGGGCTTGCACCACCGGCCCAGCTACCCAGTTTCAATTGCATCGGGGTCTGCGGGTAGTTCTGACCATTGACGGTCTGGGCGCTGGAGTATGGTACGGTGCGAATGACGGTGCCGTCAATGGAGAACTCGATTCGCTCACTCGTCCAATCGATGCCGTACGTGTGCCAGATGTTCTGGGCATCGGCAACAGGATGATAGACGGCCCTGTCGTACGTCGTAGTGTTGCCTTTGCCATAGAAATTGGACTGAACTTCACCACTCCGGCCGCCAACGAACTCCCAGTCGATTTCGTCGAGGTCCTAAATAAAAGTCAGTTGATAGTCAAGTAAAACGCTTAATGTGAGCTTACGGCTGATTCCATCACGATACTCGACACGATGCCCGTTCCGGAAGCCGCTTTCATGGTGACCTCGAAGCGACCGAAGAAGATGTTGAAGTCAGATGCAATGGTTGGGGCTTGGCCTTGCCCAGCAATGGTGAAAATAGCACCATCAGCGCCATATTGGAGATTGGTACCAGTCGCAGAGGTccacgaagcagcagctcctTCGCCTTGGGTGAAGTCGGCAGAGTAGGAGGCGGATGGCAAGCCAGGTTCGCTGGGGCAAGTCTTTTCGAGTGGGTTGCAGTCAGTAAAAGTCTGCGCTGTTGCGATGGCCGCCAGACTGGCGGCGGCAGAAAGAGAGGTGAAGCGCATTGTGGCGACTTCTAATCACTCTTGGATTTCTCGGCGCAATGAAGTGATCCTTGTGGGTAGAGAGTGTTTTGATGTTGCTTAAGATGGCTCAAAACGAAGGTCGATATGAGCGAGAGGAGGTGATTGTTCGGCGAGCAAACAT from Cercospora beticola chromosome 1, complete sequence encodes:
- a CDS encoding uncharacterized protein (CAZy:GH16), which produces MRFTSLSAAASLAAIATAQTFTDCNPLEKTCPSEPGLPSASYSADFTQGEGAAASWTSATGTNLQYGADGAIFTIAGQGQAPTIASDFNIFFGRFEVTMKAASGTGIVSSIVMESADLDEIDWEFVGGRSGEVQSNFYGKGNTTTYDRAVYHPVADAQNIWHTYGIDWTSERIEFSIDGTVIRTVPYSSAQTVNGQNYPQTPMQLKLGSWAGGASPDEGTVEWAGGKTDFAQGPFTMLVKSVNVMNYNPACQYTYSDNTGSWQSIDVIKSGDSCNAEGAASSAPATQSAVGTATATAQTTVTSAPTVSQSVAPIENTIPTLRTTVTGSSYSVNTASLSVLNSGIPTAATSTAPSSQQTGSATTTRASASTSADTEQSTGAASVNTVSAGISLLGLIFATLLV